One Desulfotignum balticum DSM 7044 genomic region harbors:
- a CDS encoding tyrosine-type recombinase/integrase — translation MNFEPALSKASVQYPSLKDKVVSPHVIRHTTAMHLLQAGVDLSVIALWLGHESVATTHQYFEADLNMKEEALAKLQPPDMKFSRYKPSNDVLSFLNGL, via the coding sequence ATTAATTTTGAGCCAGCCCTTAGCAAAGCATCCGTACAATATCCATCTTTAAAAGATAAAGTAGTATCGCCTCATGTCATCAGGCACACCACAGCAATGCATCTATTACAGGCGGGTGTAGATCTCAGTGTAATTGCTTTGTGGCTCGGCCATGAAAGTGTGGCAACAACGCACCAGTATTTTGAGGCAGATTTGAATATGAAAGAAGAAGCTCTGGCTAAATTACAGCCTCCTGATATGAAATTCAGCCGCTATAAACCCTCCAATGATGTACTATCATTTTTGAATGGATTATAA